TAGCTACCTTAAATACACCCTCGATCTTCCTACATGGGTGAAATAAAAACTCCACCCTATCAAAGAAATTCTCGATAATTTTTTCACCTAAAATAATATACCTGCACTatgatccaaaaaaaataaaaaaaataatcacgtAATTATAATTCTTATGATGAAtatttgtaataattagtagAAATAATTGGCGcatgattaagaaaaaaaattgtattaaatTAAAGAATGTATAGAAAATATAATTGAACTAAGAGtccatttggattgacttataagttgcttataaactattttcagcttttttgaatGTTTGGTTGgccaacttaaaattattttatgcttaaaataagtccaaaaaataattaagtctGGTTGCCTTAGCTTAtctaaagaaaaattgacttatATGTTgttttaacttataagttgcttaaaataagttaaatcaAACATACACTAATTCTTGGCCCTTGAGACCGAATATTGTAAGACACtccttaaataaaaattaactaaTTAGACTCATTCAATTCCTTTAAAAACATCTCATTATCAAGACACATACTTTAGAAGAAGGTGAATGATCCATAAATTAGAAAACTAAcgaaaaaattgatataaaagaCCAATTGTTGGTCTTTGCGTATTTATACCAaagtaaataatttaaaaataagttatatTCAGTGTCTTtgacatttttaattttttttatttattgtttttgcaaaaataaaaaaagggtcATGAGGTCGATACGTTATTTCAAAttagataaaataaaagaaaaaatcttaCGGAGGTAggttataaagaaaaaatctaacGAACGTGgcctttttatttaaatcaataagaaaatgacaagtaacaaataatattttaaaattaaaataaagataattGTTAGTTTCGTTCTTAAACTTGACAAAAATTATTAGTTTTGTCCCCGAATTTATTGACAGtcttaaaaatactattttactTGACTAACTAACTTTTAAAACACTCCTTTTGTGTTATACAATATATCTATTTATATGCCACATCAATAGAAAATTTTATGTGTACGCGCGTGAATAACACGTTTATGTATATGACATGAGAGGTGTATTTAAATTCAGTTAATCAAATAGAGAAACGTTTTTAAGACAGTCAATTAGATTAGAGACGAAATTAATAATACgcgccaaattttaaaatattttcaatatttctctcttatatttttgacttgaaagtaCCTTTCGActaacaaaataaatttaaaatgtaCTAGTTTTCTAATAATTACTTCAAAACAAGAAAAGTTTGAACCATCAAATATTCTTATTATTCACAATTTAGCTTAATAATAAAGGATGACTCAATTTGTAATgaccccaaattatatattctaTATCTTTTGGAGgaattgaaaatatttaaacaataaCTCTCAGCAAGAAGCACTTTATCACTTAAATGAAATCGCTATTAACTAGGCTGCATCGATCGGTTCGATTCGGTTTTGAAATTTATCGGTTTGACTTATCGATTATCAGTTTATAGACATGCCAAACCGTTATAGAACCATTGAAATATTGGCTTATCGGTTATCGATTTATCAGTTATTAATCATTATCAGTTCGATTATCGATTTAACAATTAAGAATTGATACAAAAAAACTTATTGAAAATCACTTATTAGACACAAGGTGACAAACCAATGAACCATGCATATGAGTTAATAAATTGTGTCTTGCTCAAAAGCAAATGTAAAACATTGTATAATAACCAAGAGTTTGAGacaacaagaaataaaaataggaaaactaaaccctaagtgaAGGAGTTTATATATCGAAtggtaataaatataaattattaagttacTATCGAGTTATTGGTTAACccgttaaaaaaaatcttaaactgTTAAGAACCAATAATccgataataaaaaaaattaaaaccattATCGAAATCACTAAATCAATAACCCAGTATAGATaaaccaataaaaaaaaattggttcgATTTATTAATTTCAGTTCAGTTTTGAACAACCCTACCATTAActtcaataaaatttaaaaattattttgaataatataatgttatattaatttgatatttatttattaattttcttaaagaGATGAGTTTTATACTTCATGTAATAAAGATGTTGAGAAAATAGATAATCTTTATTACTTATATTCAGATTTTAACAATatcttaatatataaatattcgaTCATATTAAGATGTTTAATacttaatatttaaattaaccTGGATGAAAACAAATATGTAAGTCTTAAGGTTTTATAAGTACAAGACTATAATAATTCATTTTatgtaattaaaaattaaatttattaaatcaaatattataaagTTCAAAACTGAAATTAATCAATAGCACAAAAATAGAATTGTTATTTCttcaactaaaaaaaatatgatttgttTGATACATGGGGTGAAATAAGCAAGTATATTCTAAAtattatatcttttttttaattattatttctttgttttattactactttgatttattttatttgagagcCCATGATCTCTACCTTCAAGAGGTTGAAGTAAAATTTACATACATTGTATCCTAGTCAGGCTTcgttataattatattttatcgaCCTTTTATATAAGATAGTAGTTTcacaattttaatataaataataggataaaataatttaaaaattaactaGTAGGAGTTGATTTTTTGAGAACAAGTTATTCTGGAATTGTATATGAGATAATTATCCTATCAATGTGATAAAAATGATGGAATAAATAATTCAATAACTAGTTAATACCTTTAACCAAATACTAAATATCCtacattttattttgaaattattataCCTTAATATCTCAATTATATCTCACACCAAATATCGTCGAAATCAAATACCACCACCGCACCACGTACCAAAAACCCCTAAAGCCTAAACTCGGTAAAACGGGTCTGGGTTAACCCGAAAGTCCGAAACGACGGATCAAATCCTCTTCAAAGGATAAACTTCATCCAAAGCTTCAAAGTTTCTCTTCATTCTCCTTCCAGAAACCTAACGAAAAGCAAAGGATTTTCCCTTCTTTGTATCATTTTTCTTCATTATTGGGCTACTGACAGAGTCAGATTTCGCTCTCCTTCTATTGGGTATTTGAAAAAGGTTCGTGCTTCTACTCGTTTTTACGGTTTTTCCTGTGAATTATCATTTGAGTTGTACCTTGTTTTGTGAAAAGATTGGATTTTCCCATTGATATAAgcgattttttttttggggttttAGTGATATTGGTCTGTCTTTATTTTTGCTGGGAGTAATTGCAACTTTATTTAGAGGAGATAGGAAAAAGGTGATGTGTATTCTAGTTAAGAGTTTCTTGGAggacatgttttttttttttggcagtGCTATGCCCTTGCAGGAAGTAGACCCTTTGTTGGTATGTATGTATAGCCACTTTCATTGTTTTGCAATATAAGGAGAGTGGTAGAAGAACAAGTTTGTTCCTGATATGCTATGGGGGTGAAACTATCGGAATATTTTAGCACAAACTAGAGGTTTATAAGTGCTAAAACCAAGGAGGGTGTGGCTTGGTGGTCACTAAAGTGGTTGAGCATGTTCAAATGCGAGTAGTgacaaaaacactaggtgatttttTTCCATTTGTTATAGCCTTGGCGGACATAGTTATCCAGTACCTGTTCTGGTGGGAGGTGGTAAGTatcccgtggaattagtcgaggtgcgcgCAAGCTGGCCCGGATACCATGGTTATCAAAAGGaaaatgtatattttttaagaaatctgTTGGAAGTACACAGCTAAGTAAGATCATTTCACATGAATACGTCAAGGCAGATGAAAAGTAATGTGACTGAAGCTTAAACTAGAGGCATATGTCTATTTGGGAATATCTCAAAACAAGTGCAGGTTGCGCTGTCTAACATCTAGCAGGGCGACGACACCCTCCAGAAAAGGGTGTCATCTGATACATTATTGCAgaaaattttcttatatatgcGTTTGTAAGCAtacttttttataaaaatgtcaTGTGTACTTACAATAAGCTTTCACTGCTTATTGATTTGAAACAGAAAGTAAAACGTTAATACCAAGTACCAACAAAATCTTAGACCCAAACTCACTTACAAGCCGAACTATAGACACTGCTTATGTAAAATCCTGTTTAAGCTGCTAGCGTCTAGATTAGTTAACACAGCACACTCTCGTCTAATAGGAGCCATTATGAGCCTCCTTTTAAGAAGGAATACTTGGGTGGTATCTATTTGGTTATGCAATAGAATACATGTGACATCTGATCTAAGAGACGGTTTATTTACAATTTTATGGGATTGCAACATAACTTGTTATTAAGTTGTTAGTTTacttgacttttttttttgagaagattTTACTTGACTATAGTAGTACTATTTTTGGAGATAATGACCTTGAAATGCATAACTATTTCCTCCAAGGTGGAGGCTTGGAGCTATGGAGCCTGCTAATGTCTGGATGGTAGCGTACCTTAGTGAAATGCACATTTCTCCTTGAGATTAACCCTTTGGTGAATAAAAGGGATCCTCTGTCTCAGGTTTTCAACTAGACTTTGATTTGTTTCCATCCAAAGTTTAGGATTTAGGTTGAATGGTGGTTGTTTCTATGGACCAAGTTAGAAAAAGGCCTAGGAAAAACAAGTTGTTTTCTAATTTTTCCTTCATATGCATCTAATTCTGCCTTGTCAACTTTCTCGTTGGGTCCAAACTGAACTTTGTAATGTCTTATAAAGAGAGCGGGATGGATAGAGAAAGGAAACATGAGAAAATGTGGTTTGCCGTGGGCAGTTGAGATGGAGTTGGCCCTCTATGTCCATTCCCTAATTTAGTGGTATTTTTGTTACCTTTAGAATGAAAATGGAGAAATTTAGTTGCCTCACAGAGCATTAGCTGTACCTTTTCAAGAATAACAGTTTGCGGTAAAAATATTGGATGATTCTCCATATATGCATAAGCTTCACTTGTTTTCAAAGACATGACTCAAATAACTGAATGAAGTCATAGTTTGAAGTGGACTCTACCATCCTTTCATTGGTAGTTTCATTTTGCCAACCGAGAACACTTGTAGTGTGCCAAAGGCGAGGAAGGTTTTCCATATTCGTGAAAAAACAATTTCTTTGATGGTACTGTCTTGCATGTGCAATTATTATCCTGTATGAATTGCATGTTGAATCTATCTTCCCTTTGATTTCAGGATTCTAATAGGAGTTCAATCCCAGGGAGACTCAGATTATTGCTAAGAGATGTCATTAACTGCCAGCACCACCATTAATGCAGCTACTTTGCCAATAGGTATGTGGGCGTATATCCCTGATTGGTTATTTTCAATTGGTACATCCACATGTCTTATGAAGGAATGTTAGAATTGCTGTTTTGAATCCTTGTAAGATGAACAAGGCCTGTTGTAATTGTAAATATCGGATACAAGTACTAACTTGATGCGATGAATATACATGTTACCTTCTCAGAAAAGAGGGATGCTAGCATTGATGTTTCCATTCAATTAGGATCACATAGTGAAAACTGTCATATTCTTGATCACGTTAAACATTAATAGATCAGCATCTCTTGCTTTTAGACTGAGAAACCTTTGCCACATTAGATGTAAGAGTATTTGAATTGCTGCATAAGTGCTGTAGCCTGTGAGTTAAGACAATCACATTAATTAATGATCCTCTTGTTATATTTTAGTTGCTGTTCTGCATATACTATTAAACTGTTTAGCTTTCGTTTATCTCTATATGAAAATGTGTATAGGCGTTCACCTGCTAACTGTCAATTATACACCTCACACAATAATAACTACAAAAACAATTGTTCCTTAATCCTAAACAAGTTGAGGTCAACTATATGAATTCTCATTGCCCATGTTACTCCATTTTTTGCTCATGTCAAATATATAATACCTTCATACTGCAGATCGGTAGAAGTTTAAATTTTTGTTTATGATCTATTGTCTAGCTTGCTCAAATTTTGGTGCTATTTAACTCTAtggataaaaaggaaaaaaaggaaaataagtgTTCTTCTCTTTGATTTTCTAGTTTACTTGATATGATGGTGTTTAGGTTTTGAAGTAATCTGATTGAATATTTACATATTTTGATAATCAAATTGAACGTTACTTTTAAGGTGTGACAACAATGTCATGAAGACATTtgatactttaaaatccagtgTTAGCAAAATCCTTTTGAAGATTTGCTGCTCAACCTGTAGCTCATGTTATCTATGTTGTTAGTCATTGGATGTTGTTGTCACAGTGAGAGCAGGAGATCAATGCCGGAAGCAATTCAAGCCAATAGCAGTAGTTCCTGCTGGCCTCCATCCGCTTGGCATGCAGTCTCAACTCATTAACAACAGAAGACGCTTGATATGTTCTGTTCAACAAAAGCGTGCTTCAATAATATGTTCTTCTGCTCTGGTATCAGTCTCTTGagtacttttttaaaaaaattatatttgctTTCAGTGCCTTGTTTAGCTAATTACATACCTCTAGCAATCCTAGAGGGTCAGTCGTACTTGTCATGCCTTTTATATTAATCTTGGGCAACTTTCATTGTGAGAAGCTTTGGAATTTCAGAATGCTACTTCAAGTAGCTGGTTGTGGCATAAGTCATCATATTGGACTATGTCTCTGTATATATAGTTCTGCATGCCTAGCAGGTTCTGCAGTCACCATATTGAAATCAACTGCATTTGCTAAAACAAGTACCCGAAAATCAAGTTTATTAACCTCTCTATTTACTAGTTATtatgtatagatatatgaatCTATAACATTTAGAGTCTGGAGATATATCTTTTGGGAAGGTTACATCTGGagatatatgtttgtttattacCTGAAAATGGTTAGACCCATTAATATAAGCCCAATCCTAGAAAggctaagagcccgtttggattagacttataagctgttttcagcttttttgagtgtttgactagccaacttaaaaccattttgtgcttaaaataagccccaaaaaataattgggtctgtttggcttagcttatctaaactataagctgcttaaaataagttatgcCAAACAGGAACTAAAAGAAAATCATGGATTTATCAATCATGTATTGGTTCAGAAAAAtccattttttataaaaatttaaagaacaaAGAATTCTAGATAAAGGATAATAGATAAACATGGTCTTCTTTTATTTGAAATGTCTCTTGATCTTCAATAAATTTTGCGCTTAAATAGTACTAGGAGTAAGCGTTATGCAATCCCCGTAGATGGTATTTTCCGTCGAATATCTGAATTGTTTTCATCGAAGTGAAAACAAAGaacaatttttctttctttcgaGGCTCAGAgatgaaaatacaatttttaaGAATAACCCTCCGTGAAAGAGGTTTGCACGCCATAGGCAAGTTCTGCTTGATTGGGAGCTTGGTTGGATCGAATTTGTATTGCACATATGTTTTTTATGCACATACCAATCTTTTTAAccctttttgttcttttttctaACAATTCAAGTTACAGGCAAAATGACTGATTACTAATATGTATATTGTTGTTCTTGATGCTGTTGCTACAACAACTACTACTTGCAATCGTGCATTCAGCATTTGGTTTTCCGTTTCCTTCATCATTCAAGTAAACTATTAGTCATTTCTGTTTGACCCTTTGTACTTGCATCTATGCAGAATGCGAGATGTGCTGAAGGACAGACACAGACGGTTACACGGGAATCATCAACCATTACAGTTGCACCAGTTCAAGGTAATCTTTCATGCTCTTAGTAACAACTGGTAGAAACTTAGTTGTTTTCATGTTCTGTACTCCGTCCTGCTGCTGTAAAAAGATCATAgaatcagtttagctgtacttAACTAATGATGTTCAGTATGATTTATCAACAGCTATTTTTGTACTTTATAAAGATCCAGTGTAAAAAAGTATCATTTGAATGCTGATATGTCTGGGCTGAATGCAGGAAAGGAGAAATCTCCTGACCTGGATGATGGTGGGACTGGGTTTCCTCCTCGTGATGATGATGGAGGTGGAGGTGGAGGTGGGGGTGGTGGAGGCAATTGGAAAGGTGGGTTCTTCTTTTTCGGGTTTCTTGCTTTCCTTGGCCTCTTGAAAGACCAGGAGGATGAGGGACCCTACCGAGACCAACGCAGAAGATGAAGAAAACCAGAATAAGATATATATCTACATAGAAATTAAAGAAGTTTGGAAGTCCGGGAGTCGTAATGGTCTTCCCTCATTGTTCTCCAGTCATGGCTTCGAGCAACATGTGGGGGGCGGGGGGCGGGGGGCGGGGGGCGGGGGGCGATAACCTTCTATTGGTTATGTATTTGAATGTAGCATTACTTATAACTCATTTCTATGTTCTTAGAAATGGACATTCTTTTCAACTCTTCCTATACCCTGGATGGTTGGATAAGTTGCTATCATAGCTTTAATTTGTTGTATAATGTCCTACTTCTGGTTCCTTTTTGTTCCTTTTTCTTGGGGGTGGGGAAGGGATTAGAACGTTGTGGAATGTGatctagagcccgtttggatgggttttaagttggtcaaaccaacctataagcccctttttagcttttggacgtgttggcctaatgttaactttaagtcataaagttcttaaagtcagtcaaaaatgaaaagttaggatttctaacttttttttctaagtagttaaagccattttgtttgaccatgaaaattacttttatatcccttatactttaactaaattttcaaactatcctttttgttcttttaaccctaaaattcaaatacttattttcaacataagtacttttattcaaacactcaactgtttatttataaaaataactttctgcacttcaaagttttaaaagcacttcatacataaaagttatttttttaagcctatccaaacgggctcctaaTTACACAGTTATCAGGTAACATCTCAGAAATATTTAAGACAAAAAAAGTTGTGTGTTTTGAATAGGGTTGTATATTGGTCGGTTCGGTTTTGAAGTTTATTTGTTTGACTTATTGGTTATCGGTTTATGGACATGCTAAATCGTTATAGAACCATTAAGATATTAGCGTATCGGATATTGATCATTATCAGTTTAACTGTTAAGATttgatacaatttttttttattgaaaatcacTTAAAAACAAGGTGAAAAACAAAATGAATAATATACATGAGTTGATAAATTACGTCTTACTCAAAAGCAAATGTAAAAACATTATATAATAACCAAGAGTTTGagataacaaaaaataaaagtatgaaaattaAATTCTAAGTGAAGAACTTTATATACCGAATGATAATAAAGACAAATTATTAAGTTGCTATCGGGTTATCGATTAACctgctaaaaaaatattaaaccgTTAAGAACTGATAACtcgataataaaaaaattaaaatcattattGAAATTACTAAAACAATAATCCATCATCGATAAATCAATAACTCTTTTTCGGTTCATTTATCGATTTCGATTTGATTTTGAACCATCCTAGTTTTGCATGCATAATATGAAAGTTGgatttttttagaaagaagaaaattgtTCTTTTAAATATATTGGGTGTTTGCATTGGAAGGACAAAAGAAAGATctcattttttcttcaaaatttctgaTCTCTAGTGGACCTTTTAATATGATTCAAATCCAGGTGAAGTTTTGACCATCTATCAGAGAAAAAAGAACGAACGAATCTtatagaattttcaagaaattctttaattttattcataaacGTATGATTAATCATCTGCTTCTAACGTTTCGTGAATTATTGGGACATTAAGGAATATCTAGAAGTGCATTTTGAAAATCAGTCTGAGTCTATCTCTTTTCGTTTCATTTGAAGAAAGGAAGGAGAACCCAAAGAATCAATCTTTCTTTTCGTTGTTAAATTTCTCTTTGATTAATCAATGTGTTATATTTCAAATCCTCATTATTAATGGAATCCAAATGATCTCTGGATTGATGAATAGATTCTTTTAGTTGGCCAGAATCCGTTACTTGAACGAAACGAGATCTTATAGAATCATATTAAATATTTGATGATATATTTTGTACCTTGTTAAAAATCCATCCTCTAGTGGTCAACGAAATGGAATGAGAGTCTGTGGAAAAAATGACATGacttttttttgattttctatcCGATGTTCAGAATCGGCATTGGAAACCCAATTAAATCCAAATCACGAAGAGTTTGAATTCAACATCTTTGAATAAAAGTCCTCAGAATACACGTATGAATGGTCAACAACACCATTCaacttttttgtatttttggaacatcattcaatttttatttttttttgacattATTCAATTTCTACGAAGGTCAGAAGCAAactcaacaaccacccaaaatTATCACCAACCCATTATTATGTGAATTGTGAAGTTGGTAAGGAAAATGACTGCAAATTTAATAAAACATTGGAGGAAAAGCAAGTTGCTATTGATTTGATTATTATAAGCCAAGCTATATACTCTCAAGTGAATAGAAATATTAGGAGTTTTGTCTACATCACATTT
This Solanum dulcamara chromosome 1, daSolDulc1.2, whole genome shotgun sequence DNA region includes the following protein-coding sequences:
- the LOC129902079 gene encoding protein YELLOW LEAF 1, choloroplastic-like — encoded protein: MSLTASTTINAATLPIVRAGDQCRKQFKPIAVVPAGLHPLGMQSQLINNRRRLICSVQQKRASIICSSALNARCAEGQTQTVTRESSTITVAPVQGKEKSPDLDDGGTGFPPRDDDGGGGGGGGGGGNWKGGFFFFGFLAFLGLLKDQEDEGPYRDQRRR